CAACAACGGCCTGGAGCTGGAGCTGAGCTACCGCACCACCGCCGGCAAGGACTGGAGCTACGGGCTGAGCGGCAACTTTGCTACCCTGCACAACGAGGTGCGGTCGTTGGGTGAAGCGCCGCCCATCGTGGGCGGCCGCATCGACAACAATTACTACGCCACCCTTACCGACGTGGGCCACCCCATCGGCGCGTTCTACCTGCTGCAAACGGAGGGTATTTTTCAGAACGCGCAGGAGGTGTTTACCCACGCCTACCAGGGGCCGGGCATTCAGCCGGGCGACGTGAAGTTTCGGGATATCAGCGGCCCCGACGGGGTGCCGGACGGCGTAATCGACGGCCGCGACCGCACCTTTGTGGGCAGTCCCATTCCGAAGTTTACCTACGGCTTCACGGGTAATGTGCGCTACAAAAGCCTGGACCTGAGCATCTTCTTTCAGGGCGTGCAGGGCAATAAGCTCTACAACCAGGTCAACACCGACATCGAGGGCTTCTACCGGGCCTTCAACCTCACCGAGCGGGCGGCCACCAACTACTGGACCGGCGAGGGCAGCACCAACGAGTTTCCGCGCTTGTCCTGGACCGGGGCCACCAACAACAAGCAGCCCTCGACCCGCTTTCTGGAAGATGGCTCTTATCTGCGCCTGAAGAACTTGCAAGTCGGCTACACCCTCGGCGACCAGCTGCTGAGCCCGCTCCACATTGCCTCGGTGCGGGTGTACGCCAGTATCCAGAATCTGCTAACGTTCACCAAGTACACGGGCCTCGACCCCGAGCAGGGCACTAATAGCAACTCGCTCGGCGACGGCGTGCGGGCCACCGGCATCGACTTCGGTACCTATCCCTCGGCGCGCACCTTCACGGTGGGTATCAACGCGGGTTTTTGAGAAAAAAGCAAAGCGGCGCGGGCCGGCGACGGCCGGCGCGGGCGCTGAAATTTCCCCCTTTCTGACTTATGAAAACTCCCTATCTTGCGTTGGGCCTGGCGGGTGGCCTGCTGCTGGCCGCGGCCGGGTGCAAAAACTTTCTGGAGCAGCCGGTACTGGGGCAGTACGCGGCCGGGCAGTTTTTTACGTCCGACACCAACGCCATCCTGGCCGTGAACGCGGCCTACGTCCCGCTCTCGTTCCGCGACGCTTCTTCCAACGTGCTGTGGGTGCTGGGCGACCTGGCCTCGGACGATGCCCTGAAGGGCAGCAACCCCGGCGACCAGGCCGACTTTCAGAGCGTGCAGGATTTTAACACCACGCCTATCAACGCGGCCGTGGAGGCGCAGTGGAAGCGCGACTACGACGGGGTATTCAAGTGCAACGTGGTGCTCGACGGCCTGCCCGCCACCAACACCAGCGTGAGCCCGGTGGTGCTGGCCCAAGCCGTGGGGCAGGCCCAGTTTCTGCGGGCCTGGTACTATTTTCAGCTCACGACCATCTACGGCGATATTCCGCTGCACCTGACGGTGGAAACGCCCGAGGCGCTGCAAAGCCCGGTGGTGCCGCAGGCCCAGATTTTTGCGCAGGTGGAGGCCGACTGCCAGGCCGCTGCCGCCGCCCTACCCCCCACCTGGACGGGCACCGACGTGGGGCGCGCCACCAAGGGTGCGGCCCTGGCGCTGCTGGCCAAAACGTACTTGTATGAGAAGAAATGGGTGATGGCCGCCCAAACCGCGCAGCAGGTAGATGGGCTGGGCTACAAGCTGTTGCCAGTATTTGCCGACAACTTTCGGGCGGCTACCAAGAACAACACCGAAGCCGTGTTTGCGGTGCAGCACACCAGCAACCTGAGCCCCGGCCAGGGCAATAGCCTCAACCAGTGGTTTGCCCCGCGCGTGCAGAACGGCTACGGCTTTTACTACCCTACCCCCAGCCTGGCAGCCAGCTTCGAGCAGTCGCCGGCCGGGGTGGTAGACCCACGCCTCGACTACACGCTGGGCCGCAAGGGCCAGGACTTCTTTGGCGTGCCCTTCGACACGACCTGGACCACGACGGGCTACTTGTCGAAGAAGCACTTGCAGCCGCTGACCGAAGTGCCGGCCGCTACCAAGGGCGATGGCAACCTCAACTTCCAGGCCATCCGCTACGCCGAGGTGCTGCTGATAGAGGCCGAGGCCCTGAACGAAGCCGGCAACGGGGCGGCCGCCCTGGCACCCCTCAATCAGGTGCGCAAGCGGGCCCGCGAAAGCTACCTCTACGACGCTACCCTGCCGGGCGCGGGCACCGTGCCGCCGGGCCTGCTACCCGACATCACCACCACCGACCAGAGCCAGCTGCGCGACCTCATCCGGCAGGAGCGGCGCGTAGAATTGGCTACCGAGTTTCAGCGCTTTTTCGACATCATCCGCTACGGGCAGGCCTACGCGACCCAGGCCCTGCGCGGCAAGCCCAATTTCAACTACACCAAAAACCGGTTTTTCCCCATTCCGCAGAGCGAGCGGGATACCAATAAAAAGCTGGGTATCTGAGCTTTTAGTCTTTTAACTTCCATTTTTCCCACCCTTCTTTTCCCATGAAAAAGCAAAGATTTTACCTGCTCCTGCTGTCGCTGCTGACGTTGGGCACGCTGAGCGTCATCTCCTCGTGCTCTAAAA
The genomic region above belongs to Hymenobacter psoromatis and contains:
- a CDS encoding RagB/SusD family nutrient uptake outer membrane protein, which gives rise to MKTPYLALGLAGGLLLAAAGCKNFLEQPVLGQYAAGQFFTSDTNAILAVNAAYVPLSFRDASSNVLWVLGDLASDDALKGSNPGDQADFQSVQDFNTTPINAAVEAQWKRDYDGVFKCNVVLDGLPATNTSVSPVVLAQAVGQAQFLRAWYYFQLTTIYGDIPLHLTVETPEALQSPVVPQAQIFAQVEADCQAAAAALPPTWTGTDVGRATKGAALALLAKTYLYEKKWVMAAQTAQQVDGLGYKLLPVFADNFRAATKNNTEAVFAVQHTSNLSPGQGNSLNQWFAPRVQNGYGFYYPTPSLAASFEQSPAGVVDPRLDYTLGRKGQDFFGVPFDTTWTTTGYLSKKHLQPLTEVPAATKGDGNLNFQAIRYAEVLLIEAEALNEAGNGAAALAPLNQVRKRARESYLYDATLPGAGTVPPGLLPDITTTDQSQLRDLIRQERRVELATEFQRFFDIIRYGQAYATQALRGKPNFNYTKNRFFPIPQSERDTNKKLGI